The following are encoded in a window of bacterium SCSIO 12643 genomic DNA:
- a CDS encoding esterase translates to MNRIVYILLIGFSLLTQQCKDPNITDDLLDGDVIFDASLYQPEDFLVSAKYPNPTADDLNRHILIAVHGYSASTFEWQEFQDWSANQNSYRISQVLLGGHGRTYADFKDASWEDWKSAIIEEYEKLEQLGYQKISLVGSSTGATLILELLSSDYFDSHIPPQNAFCIDPIVVSSIKIQSIAGIIGPMLGYVESSVEGNETKYWYKFRPHETVSELNFVMKRVQKKLENGITLPNSAYMKVYHSKNDPTASSTSTVLIYKGTKTAQNGPIDVEIMDSDIHVFTRLALREGVTSKMRTNQQHAFNEMANRLN, encoded by the coding sequence ATGAATAGAATCGTTTATATACTCCTTATCGGTTTTTCTCTTCTGACTCAGCAGTGTAAAGATCCCAATATCACCGATGATTTATTAGATGGTGATGTGATCTTTGATGCTTCTTTATATCAACCGGAAGACTTTTTGGTTTCTGCCAAATATCCCAATCCCACCGCGGATGATCTAAATCGACATATTTTAATTGCAGTACATGGATATTCTGCTTCTACCTTTGAATGGCAGGAATTTCAAGATTGGTCGGCTAATCAAAACTCATATCGGATTTCTCAGGTCTTACTTGGTGGACATGGCAGAACATATGCCGATTTCAAAGATGCTTCCTGGGAAGATTGGAAATCAGCTATTATTGAAGAATATGAAAAGCTGGAACAACTTGGATATCAAAAAATCAGTCTGGTAGGTTCCTCTACCGGAGCAACACTTATTCTGGAACTGTTATCCTCAGACTATTTTGATTCCCATATTCCTCCACAAAATGCATTCTGTATCGACCCTATTGTCGTTTCTTCCATAAAAATCCAATCTATTGCGGGAATCATTGGGCCGATGTTGGGATACGTAGAAAGTAGTGTGGAAGGCAATGAAACCAAATACTGGTATAAATTCAGACCCCATGAAACGGTTTCGGAACTTAACTTCGTTATGAAACGGGTACAAAAGAAGTTGGAAAATGGAATTACCCTCCCCAACTCTGCATATATGAAAGTATACCATTCTAAAAACGATCCTACCGCAAGTTCTACCAGTACTGTACTTATTTATAAAGGCACAAAAACAGCTCAAAACGGCCCCATTGATGTTGAAATTATGGATTCCGACATTCATGTTTTTACGCGATTGGCCCTAAGAGAAGGTGTGACCTCTAAAATGCGTACCAACCAGCAACATGCATTCAATGAAATGGCAAATCGATTAAATTAA